The Actinomycetota bacterium region GCGCATGCGCGCCGAGGTCTCCTTGACAGTGCGGTCGAACTGCTTGCGCACCTCGTCCTCGGGCACCGAGATGTCGATGCGGACCTGGTCGTCCTCGAGGGCTGTGACTTCAGCTGCTACGGGCATGTGTACTCGCGGATTGTCGGTGTGTTGAGGAAGAAAAGTGCGGGCGAGAGGACTCGAACCTCCACGGGTCTCCCCACCGGGTCCTAAACCCGGCGCGTCTACCAGTTCCGCCACACCCGCACGAGTCGAAACAGCAGACAGGGTGAGCGATGGGACTCGAACCCACGACCGCCTGGACCACAACCAGGAGCTCTACCGACTGAGCTACGCCCACCACGGCGCCGGGCGAACCCGGCGCCGGGGCAGGATAGCGGAAGCACGGCAGCCCTCCCGCCGAAGTCGCGCCAACCCCGGTGTCAGGCACTTAACCGAAAGCGTTCGGTTAAGTGCCTGACACCGGGGTTCCGGCGGGTTCCACCCCTGGCGGGGTGCCTAGTCGATCATCTGGTACGCCGGCAGCGTGAGGAAGTCCACGAAGTCCTCCGAGGCCGTGATCTGGTCGAAGAGTGTGGCGCCCTCCTCGTAGCGGCCGGTGTCGCCGAACTGCGCCTTGACCTTCTCGAGCTCCTCGCTGAGCACCTGGCGGAACAGGGTCTCGTCGATGTCGCGACCGTCCTCCAGCTTGCCCTTGGGCGAGCGGATCCACTGCCATATCTGCGAACGCGAGATCTCGGCCGTGGCCGCATCCTCCATCAGGTTGTTGATGGGCACGCAGCCCACGCCCGCGAGCCAGGCGCCCAGGTACTGGATGCCCACGTTCACGTTGGTGCGCAGGCCGGCTTCGGTGATCGGACCCTCGGGCTCGAAGTCGAGCAGCTCGGCGCCGCTCACCTCGACGTCCTCGCGCAGGCGGTCCACCTGGTTGGGCTTGTCGCCCAGCACGGCGTCGAAGGCGTCCATGGCGATCGGCACCAGGCCCGGGTGCGCCACCCACGTGCCGTCGTGGCCGTCGCCGGCCTCGCGCTCCTTGTCGGCGCGCACCTTCGAGATGGCGGCCTCATTGGCCTCGGGGTCGTTCTTGATCGGGATCTGCGCAGCCATGCCGCCCATGGCCTGGGCGCCGCGCTTGTGGCAGGTCTTGATGGCCAGCAGCGAGTACGCGCGCATGAACCGCGAGGTCATGGTGACCAGCGCGCGGTCGGCGAGCACGAAGTCCGGGTCGGTGCGGAACTTCTTGATGCACGAGAAGATGTAGTCCCAGCGGCCGCAGTTGAGGCCGGCCGAGTGCTCGCGCAGCTCGTAGAGGATCTCCTCCATCTCGAACGCCGCGAGGATGGTCTCGATGAGCACGCAGCCCTTGATGGTGCCCTGCGGCACGCCCAGGTCATCCTGTGCCTTCACGAAGATGTCGTTCCAGAGGCGCGCCTCGAGGTGGCTCTCCATCTTGGGCAGGTAGAAGTATGGGCCGGTGCCGCGGGTCAGCTGCTCCTTCGCGTTGTGGAAGAAGAACAGCCCGAAGTCGAAGATGCCGGCCGACATCGGCTCGCCGTCCACCAGCACGTGCTTCTCGTCCAGGTGCCAGCCGCGCGGGCGCACCAGCAGCGTGGCGGTGTCGTCCTTGAGGGCGTACTTCTTGCCCTCGGGCGACTCGAAGGTGATCGTGCGGCGCACGGCGTCGCGCAGATTGATCTGCCCCAGGATGGTGTTGTGCCACGTGGGGGTGTTGGAGTCCTCGAAGTCCGACATGAACATCTTGGCGCCGGAGTTGAGGGCGTTGATCACCATCTTGCGGTCGACCGGGCCAGTGATCTCCACGCGGCGGTCCTGCAGGTCGGCCGGCAGCGGGGCGATCCTCCACGACGGGTCGTCGCGGATGTGCTTGGTCTCGGGCAGGAAGTCCGGGCGCTCGCCGGCCTCGAAGGCGCCCTGGCGCGCGGCGCGGGCGGCCAGCAGCTCCTTGCGGCGGTCGTTGAACTCGCGCTGGAGGCCCGCTACGAACGACAGCGCTTCGGGAGTGAGGATCTCCGCCATCTCGGGCGAGACGACCTCGAGGATCTCGACGCCTTCCGGGAGCTGCGACTCGGACATTGGTCCTCCGTGACCGTGTTCATGGACGCGCGCCCATCCGCGGGCGCGGATTGGGAACCCTACCCGTCCACCGGCACCCGGTGCAGCCCGATCAGAAGTCGATGACGACCTTCAGGGCCTCTCCCGTGCGGGCCAGGCGGAAGGCCTCGTCCACGTGCTCGAACGGCACGTGGTGGGTGACCACCCCTTGGGCGCGGATACGGCCGGTCGCGAGCAGGTCGAGGGCCTCGCGGATGTCAGCCGGGCCCGCCGAGTAGGTGGACTGCAGCTCGACCTCGCGCCAGAACACCGCGCCGAGGTCGAGCGGCACCATCTCGCCGGGAGGCGTGGGCGCGAAGTACTGCACCACCCCGGCGGGGCCGGCCAGGTGCAGGGCGTCGTTCATGGCCACGTGGTGGTGCGTGCACACGATCACCTGGTCGGCCAGGCGCCCGCCGAGCGCCGCGCGCACCGCCTCGACATCCGCGGAGCCGCCGAGCACCGCGGCGCCAAGGCGCTCCGCGGCCGGCCGGCGCGCGGCATCGGGCTCCACCACCACCACCCGGGCGGCGCCCCGCACTGCGGCCACCTCGGCCTCGATGAGCCCCATGGAGCCCGCGCCCAGGATAACCACGTGCGACCCCTCCCCTACGCTGGCCAGTCGCTGCCCGCGCAGGATGCACGCGAGGGGCTCGACCAGCGTGCCGGCCTCGTCGGTCATCCCGTCGGGAAGCAGGTGAACGTCGAGCGCGGTGTTCTCAGCGGGCACCCGGATGAGCTCGGCCAGCCCCCCGGGATGGATGCGCGTGGCGCGAAAGCGCTCGCACAGGGTGTCGCGACCGCGCAGGCAGAGATCGCACGAGAGGCATGGCACGTGGTGGTGCACGAACACCCGGTCGCCCACCGCGAAGGGTGCGCCCTCGCCCGCGGCCACCACGTCGCCCACGGGCTCATGCCCCAGCACCACCGGTGCCCTGGCGTCCTGGTACCAGGCCATGAGGTCGGTGCCGCAGATCCCGCACGCCCGCGTGCGGATGACGATCTCACCCGGACCCGCTAAGGGGTCCGGGTGATCGTCGATCGTGAGGCGTCCCGCCCCGTGGTAGACCGCCGCCCTCACGGCAGCGATG contains the following coding sequences:
- a CDS encoding malate synthase A, which translates into the protein MSESQLPEGVEILEVVSPEMAEILTPEALSFVAGLQREFNDRRKELLAARAARQGAFEAGERPDFLPETKHIRDDPSWRIAPLPADLQDRRVEITGPVDRKMVINALNSGAKMFMSDFEDSNTPTWHNTILGQINLRDAVRRTITFESPEGKKYALKDDTATLLVRPRGWHLDEKHVLVDGEPMSAGIFDFGLFFFHNAKEQLTRGTGPYFYLPKMESHLEARLWNDIFVKAQDDLGVPQGTIKGCVLIETILAAFEMEEILYELREHSAGLNCGRWDYIFSCIKKFRTDPDFVLADRALVTMTSRFMRAYSLLAIKTCHKRGAQAMGGMAAQIPIKNDPEANEAAISKVRADKEREAGDGHDGTWVAHPGLVPIAMDAFDAVLGDKPNQVDRLREDVEVSGAELLDFEPEGPITEAGLRTNVNVGIQYLGAWLAGVGCVPINNLMEDAATAEISRSQIWQWIRSPKGKLEDGRDIDETLFRQVLSEELEKVKAQFGDTGRYEEGATLFDQITASEDFVDFLTLPAYQMID
- a CDS encoding zinc-binding dehydrogenase, producing MRAAVYHGAGRLTIDDHPDPLAGPGEIVIRTRACGICGTDLMAWYQDARAPVVLGHEPVGDVVAAGEGAPFAVGDRVFVHHHVPCLSCDLCLRGRDTLCERFRATRIHPGGLAELIRVPAENTALDVHLLPDGMTDEAGTLVEPLACILRGQRLASVGEGSHVVILGAGSMGLIEAEVAAVRGAARVVVVEPDAARRPAAERLGAAVLGGSADVEAVRAALGGRLADQVIVCTHHHVAMNDALHLAGPAGVVQYFAPTPPGEMVPLDLGAVFWREVELQSTYSAGPADIREALDLLATGRIRAQGVVTHHVPFEHVDEAFRLARTGEALKVVIDF